The sequence TTGCAGCGCGAGGGCATCACCGCCGAGCGGATCCTGCATTCCGACAACGTCGCCGCGGACGCCGTCAACAGCCTCAGGGTGTATCCCGCCAACTACTTCCGCTCCGTGACCACCGCGAGAACCGACCACTATGTCGACGTTCCGGTGCAGCTCATCGTCAACCTCGCCGACCCGCACGTTCGGCCCTACGTCTACGACGACACCAAGAAATGGGTGGCGCGGCTGTGGCGACGCGACCTGCACGCCGGGCACTGGACGCCGATGTCGCACCCGCAGCTGCTCGCGCAGTCGGTGCACGAGCTCGTCGACCATCTCGAAGGCAGGCCGGCCAGCCGCGGCCTGCGCCGCGCCGAGGTTGGCAGGCCGCGCGAATACTTCGGTGACACACTGGTTTCGGTGACCGGCGCCGGTAGCGGCATCGGTCGTGAGACCGCGCTGGCGTTCGCCCGGGAGGGCGCGGAAGTGGTCGTCAGCGACATCGACGAGGCCAGCGCAAAGGACACCGCCGCCACGATCGCCGCGCGCGGCGGGGTGGCGCACGCGTATCGCCTCGACGTGGCCGACGCCGACGCGGTGGAACGCTTCGCCGAGCAGGTCTGCGCCGAGCACGGCGTGCCCGACGTCGTGGTCAACAACGCCGGGGTCGGGCACTCCGGGCTGTTCCTGGACACCCCGCGTGACGAATACGAGCGGGTGCTGGGGATCAACTTCGGTGGAGTCGTCAACTGCTGCAGGTCCTTTGGCCGGCGGCTCGTGGACCGCGGGATCGGTGGCCACATCGTCAACATCTCGTCGATGGCGGCCTACGCGCCGCAGCAGGCCATGAACGCCTACGCCACCAGCAAGGCCGCGGTGTTCATGTTCGGCGACTGCCTGCGCGCCGAGCTGGACCAAGCCGGCGTCGGGCTCACCACGGTGTGTCCCGGGGTGGTCAACACCAACATCGTGCACACCACCCGGTTCGACGCGCCCGCGGGTAAGCAGGCCAACGTGGAGGTGCGGCGGGCGCAGCTGGAAAGGCTGTTCGCCGCACGGCGATACGGCCCGGAGAAGGTGGCCAAGGCGATCGTCTCGGCGGTCAAGAAAACCAAGCCGATCAGACCCGTCGCGCCGGAGGCCTACTTCGTCTACGGCGCGGCCCATCTGCTGCCGCAAGCGATGCGAAGCACCGCCCGCGCCCGCGTGCTGTAGCCGCCGAAACGGACGCTCTGGCGGATTTGCGAGCCCGGAAACCGCCATGTCGTCGGTCTCGGCGAACGCGGAGAGGGCTAGCCGTTGGCGGCGATGTCCTCCAGCACCGCGAACATCGTGCGCGTCGGCACGCCCGTGCCACCCTTGCCGGTGTAACCCCATGGCCCGCCGGTGTTGTATGCCGGGCCGGCGATGTCGATATGCGCCCACTGCACACCCTCGGGGACGAACTCGCGCAGATACGTGCCCGCGACCAGCATGCCCGCGTAGCGCGAACCGCCGACGTTGGCCAAATCGGCGACCGTGGACTTGAGGTCTTCCTTGAGCTCCTCGGGCAGCGGCATCGGCCAGCCGTTCTCGCCAACGCGCTGCGAGAGCTCGGCGACGCGGTCGCGGAACTCGTCGCTGCCCATCACGCCGGGCGTGCGTGCGCCCAGCGCGACGGTCTGCGCACCCGTCAGCGTCGAGGTCTCGATCAGGTAGTCGGGCTGGTCCTCGCCGGCGCGCACGATCGCATCCGCGAGCACCAGCCGACCCTCGGCGTCGGTGTTGAGCACCTCCACCGTGATGCCGCCGTACTGGGTGAGCACGTCACCGGGCCGCTGCGCGGTCGACGACGGCATGTTCTCGGCCATCGGCACCGTCGCGACGACATCGATCGGCAGCTTCTGCTTGGCGGCCAGCACCACGGTGGCGATGACCGCGGCCGCGCCGCCCATGTCGGAGGTCATGTGGTGCATGTTGGCCGCCGGCTTGATCGAGATGCCGCCGGTGTCGAATGTGATGCCCTTGCCGACCAGCGCGACACGTTTGCCGTTGCGCTTGGCGCCCTTGTGGGTCAGCCGCACCAGCCGCGGCGGGCGCGACGAGCCCTTGCCGACGCCGATGATGCCGCCGTATCCGGCCTTCTCGAGCGCCTTCTCGTCGAGGATCTCCACCTGCAGTCCCGCGGCCTCCCCCAAAGCCTTTGCGCGCTTGGCGAATTCGGCGGGAAACAGGTGACTTGGCGGGGTGTTGACCAGATTACGCGCGGTCGCCACCGCGGTGGCGATATCAGCGGCGCGCTGCGCGGCGTCTTTCTGCCCCTTGGCCGACGTCAGCGCGGTGATCGCCCGCAGCCCGGCGTCCTTGGGCGCGGTCTTGTCGCTGCGGAAGTCGGTGAACCGGTAGGCGCCGAGGATCAGCCCCTCGACGGTCGCGCCCAGATCGATGTCCGACAGCGTGGTCAGTGCGGTCTCGGCGCCGTTGAGCGAGCGCGCGGCCACCCCGGCGACGCGGCGGACGACGTCGGCGTCGTACTCGTCTCGCCGCTTGCCCAGCCCGACCGCGAGCACGCTGCTCACCGGCAGCGACGGCACCACGACGCGGGTGATCTGCTCGACGCCGCCCTTCGCGTCCAGCGACTCGAGGGCGGCCTCGATCTCGCCGACCGCCTCGGCGCCGAGGAACGGGTTGGGCACGACACTCGGCGCCACCCCGTCGTCGTCTCCGCTGACCACGGGCACGATCAGCACCGACGAGTCGACCTTGCGCTTGGGCAGCGACGAGCTGACGGAGACGCTGGGGGCTTGGTAACCGTTTGCAGGGCTCACGAGGCCTTACCCTAGCCGTCAGGGGCCGGCCCGCAGGTCGTAGGCCCGCACCGGGGCATCGAAACCCTTGAGCACCAAGTCTTCCTGGGGCACCGCGGGCCAGTTCTCCAGCTCGTCGAAGACGTCGGCACCGGCGAGGATCTGCCCGGGTGTCGCGGCGGCGACCAGCCGCGCCGCCAGGTTGACGGGGTTGCCGAAGTAGTCACCGCCGACGGCCAGCACCGAGCCGTAGCCCAGGCCGGCGCGGACCTGCAGCCCGGCCTCGCGTGCTCGCGGGTGTTCGACCAGGTCGACGGCGACCTTCACGAGCAGTTCAGGGGTCGAGGTCACCCACATCACCTCGTCGCCGATGAACTTCACCACCCGGCCGCCGTCGACGTGCACCAGATCGCTGACGACACCGCCGAAATCGATCAGCAGATCGGACAGCTCGGTGGGGGAGAGCCGTTGGGTCAGGGCGGTGAAACCGGTCAGGTCGGCGAACCCGACACCGCAGATGACGATCGCGGACTCGTCACGGATGACGCCCTCGAAATGGGCGCGGGCGCTGGTGATGTGCTGGCGGAACACCGCGTCGATCAGCACGCTGAAGCGTTGCGTCACCTCCGACACCGCGCGGTAGGCCCGCGCGGTGGTGAGCTCATCCTGGGTGTGGGTCATCTGGATGTCGGGCCGCGCGACGCGGATCATCGACGAGCCGGCCTCGGCGAGCCGCGACATCGACGCGCCCAGCACCCGCAGAAACGCCAGCGCGGCGTCGTCGCCGACCGCTGCCTTGACCTGAACCCACACCGTCAGCCCGTCGAGGTCGGCCCGGCTCAGCGCCGGCTCGTCGGGATCGGCGACGCTCAACCCGAGCGCCGCCCACGCGCGGCGCAGCTCGTCGAGCGACACGCCCAGCTCCTCGGCGGCGCTGCGCAGGCTGAACTCCGGGCGTCCCGACCACTGCAGCACGTCGCCGGCGAGGCCGAAAAGCCGCCCGCGCCGCTCGGCCTGCACCATGTCTTCCACGGTGAACCCGAGCCCGTCGAGGTATTCGATCAGGGCGGCCCGGCGGTGCGCGTCGGCGATGCCCGCGGCTTGCAGCGCATCGAGATCAACCACGGCACAAGTGTGACAAGCCCAACGCCACATTAGGGTGGATCGGCGTGAGCGAGATATCGAAGGGCCCGCTGGAGGACCGGCACCGCGAACTCGGCGCCAACTTCGCCGAATTCGGTGGCTGGCTGATGCCGGTCTCGTATGCCGGAACGGTCACCGAGCACACCGCGACACGCAACACCGTCGGTCTGTTCGACGTCAGCCATCTGGGCAAGGCGCTGGTGCGCGGACCGGGAGCCGCCGACTACGTCAACTCCGCGTTCACCAACGACCTGCGCCGGATCGGACCGGGCAAGGCGCAATACACGTTGTGCTGCACAGAATCCGGTGGTGTGCTCGACGATCTGATCGCCTACTACGTCTCCGACGACGAGATCTTCCTGGTACCCAACGCCGCCAACACCGCCGCCGTGGTGGCCGCGCTGCAGCAGCACGCGCCGGCGGGCGTCACGATCACCAACGAACACCGGTCCTACGCCGTGCTCGCGGTGCAGGGGCCCAAGTCCACCGAGGTCGTCGCCGCGCTGGGGCTGCCGACGGACATGGACTACATGGGCTACGTCGACGCCGAATTTCACGGCGTGCCCGTGCGGGTGTGCCGCACCGGCTACACCGGCGAGCACGGTTACGAACTGCTGCCACCGTGGGAACAGGCGCAGGTGGTCTTCGACGCGCTG comes from Mycolicibacterium pulveris and encodes:
- a CDS encoding SDR family oxidoreductase, producing MGDVTERFVDSADGVRIAVYEQGNPDGPTVVLVHGWPDSHVVWDAVVPLLADRFRIVRYDNRGVGRSSVPKNVGAYRMYCYADDFAAILAEVSPGEPVHVLAHDWGSTAVWEYLSRSGARERVASFTSVSGPSADHVNRYVIDNLKRPYHPRQFGRALRQLLAFWYMALFSIPVVGPAVVRRGFRAGTVARRLQREGITAERILHSDNVAADAVNSLRVYPANYFRSVTTARTDHYVDVPVQLIVNLADPHVRPYVYDDTKKWVARLWRRDLHAGHWTPMSHPQLLAQSVHELVDHLEGRPASRGLRRAEVGRPREYFGDTLVSVTGAGSGIGRETALAFAREGAEVVVSDIDEASAKDTAATIAARGGVAHAYRLDVADADAVERFAEQVCAEHGVPDVVVNNAGVGHSGLFLDTPRDEYERVLGINFGGVVNCCRSFGRRLVDRGIGGHIVNISSMAAYAPQQAMNAYATSKAAVFMFGDCLRAELDQAGVGLTTVCPGVVNTNIVHTTRFDAPAGKQANVEVRRAQLERLFAARRYGPEKVAKAIVSAVKKTKPIRPVAPEAYFVYGAAHLLPQAMRSTARARVL
- a CDS encoding leucyl aminopeptidase is translated as MSPANGYQAPSVSVSSSLPKRKVDSSVLIVPVVSGDDDGVAPSVVPNPFLGAEAVGEIEAALESLDAKGGVEQITRVVVPSLPVSSVLAVGLGKRRDEYDADVVRRVAGVAARSLNGAETALTTLSDIDLGATVEGLILGAYRFTDFRSDKTAPKDAGLRAITALTSAKGQKDAAQRAADIATAVATARNLVNTPPSHLFPAEFAKRAKALGEAAGLQVEILDEKALEKAGYGGIIGVGKGSSRPPRLVRLTHKGAKRNGKRVALVGKGITFDTGGISIKPAANMHHMTSDMGGAAAVIATVVLAAKQKLPIDVVATVPMAENMPSSTAQRPGDVLTQYGGITVEVLNTDAEGRLVLADAIVRAGEDQPDYLIETSTLTGAQTVALGARTPGVMGSDEFRDRVAELSQRVGENGWPMPLPEELKEDLKSTVADLANVGGSRYAGMLVAGTYLREFVPEGVQWAHIDIAGPAYNTGGPWGYTGKGGTGVPTRTMFAVLEDIAANG
- a CDS encoding adenylate/guanylate cyclase domain-containing protein, yielding MWRWACHTCAVVDLDALQAAGIADAHRRAALIEYLDGLGFTVEDMVQAERRGRLFGLAGDVLQWSGRPEFSLRSAAEELGVSLDELRRAWAALGLSVADPDEPALSRADLDGLTVWVQVKAAVGDDAALAFLRVLGASMSRLAEAGSSMIRVARPDIQMTHTQDELTTARAYRAVSEVTQRFSVLIDAVFRQHITSARAHFEGVIRDESAIVICGVGFADLTGFTALTQRLSPTELSDLLIDFGGVVSDLVHVDGGRVVKFIGDEVMWVTSTPELLVKVAVDLVEHPRAREAGLQVRAGLGYGSVLAVGGDYFGNPVNLAARLVAAATPGQILAGADVFDELENWPAVPQEDLVLKGFDAPVRAYDLRAGP
- the gcvT gene encoding glycine cleavage system aminomethyltransferase GcvT, yielding MSEISKGPLEDRHRELGANFAEFGGWLMPVSYAGTVTEHTATRNTVGLFDVSHLGKALVRGPGAADYVNSAFTNDLRRIGPGKAQYTLCCTESGGVLDDLIAYYVSDDEIFLVPNAANTAAVVAALQQHAPAGVTITNEHRSYAVLAVQGPKSTEVVAALGLPTDMDYMGYVDAEFHGVPVRVCRTGYTGEHGYELLPPWEQAQVVFDALVEQVRAADGELAGLGARDTLRTEMGYPLHGHELSTEFSPLQARCGWAIGWRKDEFWGRDALLAEKEAGPARLLRGLKALGRGVLRADLTVLDGDRAVGVTTSGTFSPTLKVGIALALIDTAAGVADGQRVTVDVRGRPIECEVVKPPFVAAKTR